The genomic window GCTGTCCTTTGCATGATGAATCTTTGGTGGCTGACATTCTTGCTTTCATTTATGACTGTTGAATTTTGATACCTCTCAATCACATTCTTGGTTCCCTCTAGATTTGGCCAAACATCTATGTGGGAATCAAAAGGACTGGAAATTACAGCACAAGCTGGAACATCACAAAGAGTTGTGAGTTCTGTCACCTTCTTTATCAGACTCCGTTTTCTTTTAATGTAGCTTGCTCTCCTTTTCGATTCGTCGGAGATAAATGCAAGTTTCACCTTGTTTCTCGCCATGTTTGCAAATCAATTGTGAAAATATTACgacaaacaagaaaaaatgtGTGCCTTATTTTTCTCGTGTTGTTTGGGTTTTTATAAAGAGGTATGTCTCGTATCCCGTTTGAAATGGACAATGGATATTACCTcgaaaaaaaaacatgtctaTGAATATATTATTTCCTTAATTTTACAATGTCTAAATTTGTATATTATATCTGTTCCGGATACATGAAAAATAGTTGGACATTGCTTGGTAATCGAGGTTAAAGgtagtttatatacaacactCATACATTTCAAACTACTGAGGCGCCTTTTTACAAAAGACAAAACCATGACTGGTTAACCCCAAATCGAACAATCTC from Trifolium pratense cultivar HEN17-A07 linkage group LG1, ARS_RC_1.1, whole genome shotgun sequence includes these protein-coding regions:
- the LOC123888186 gene encoding agamous-like MADS-box protein AGL80; protein product: MARNKVKLAFISDESKRRASYIKRKRSLIKKVTELTTLCDVPACAVISSPFDSHIDVWPNLEGTKNVIERYQNSTVINESKNVSHQRFIMQRTAKARDQLKKLKHGNREKELNLLMFEYLQNNNISYDLTPEEAKDLDKVVGKMLKEVDNKINTLD